The window GCTGCTGCGCCTCGGCTTCGCCGGCGAGGCGGAGGCGTTCATGCGCTTCGTGAACCGGCACATCAGCCCCGGAGACGGCAAGGCGACCGGCCCGCTGCAGATCATGTACGGCATCGACGGCCGCACCGAGCTGCCCGAACGGGAACTCGGCCACCTGGAGGGACACCGGGGCTCCGCTCCCGTGCGGGTCGGCAACGCCGCCGCCGACCAGCTCCAGCTCGACATCTACGGCGCCCTGATCGACTCGATCTACCTCTTCGACAAGTGGGCCCAGCCGATCTCCAGTGCCCAGTGGGACGACGTGTCCGCGCTGGTGGAATGGGTCTGCGAGCACTGGGACCAGCCCGACGAGGGGGTGTGGGAGACCCGCGGTGGCCGGCAGAACTTCCTGTACTCGCGCCTGATGTGCTGGGTGGCCGTCGAACGCGCCATGCGGCTGGCCAACCGCCGCGGCCTGCCCGCCGACCTGCCCCGCTGGCGGCAGTGCCGGGACGCCGTCTACCGCCGCATCATGGACCACGGCTGGTCCGCCGGGCGGCAGGCCTTCGTCCAGTACGAGGACGGCGACGTCCTGGACGCCGCCGTCCTGATGATGCCGCTGGCGAAGTTCATCGCGCCGACCGACCCCAAGTGGCTGTCCACCCTCGACGCGCTGACCGGGGACCTGGTCTCCGACTCGCTCGTCTACCGCTACGACCCCCAGGCCAGCCCCGACGGGCTGCGCGGCGACGAGGGCACGTTCTCCATCTGCTCGTTCTGGTACGTCGAGGCCCTCACCCGGGCCGGCCGCCTCGACGAGGCCCGCCTCGCCTTCGAGAAGATGCTCACCTACGCCAACCACCTCGGCCTGTACGCGGAGGAGATCGGCCCCACCGGCGAGCAGCAGGGCAACTTCCCCCAGGCCTTCACACACCTGTCCCTGATCAGCGCGGCCTACAACCTCGACCGCGCCCTGGGCTGACGCCGCGCCTCGGCCCCAGTGGCGTCAGCCGGCGGGAGAGGCCTCTCAGGGCAGCGGCTGTTCCGCCCAGATGGCCTTGCCGGTCAGCGTGTACCGGGTGCCCCACCGCTCGGCGAGCTGCGCCACGAGGAACAGACCGCGGCCCCCCTCGTCCGTGCTCGCCGCATAGCGCAGATGCGGGGAGGTGTTGCTGCTGTCGAAGACCTCGCAGATCAGGGAACGGTCGCACAGCACCCGGACGCGGATGGGCTCGGCGCCGTAACGGATCGCGTTGGTGACCAGCTCGCTGAGGATCAGCTCGGTGGCGAACGTCAGCTCCTCGAGACCCCACTCCACCAGCCGCCGGCTCACCGCCGCGCGAACGTCCCCGACCGCCGACGCCTGCCCGGGCACGTCCCACTCGGCCACCTGCCCGGGACCCAGCGCCCGGGTGCGGGCCACGAGCACCGCGATGTCGTCCACCGGCCGGGACGGCCGGACGTCCAGGACGGCCCGGCACGTGTCCTCCGGGGACTCGCCGGCGGAGGCGAGAGCGGTGCGCAGCTCCGCCAGCCCGGTGTCGATGTCCCGCTCCCGGTCCATCACGAGCCCGTCGGTGTACAGGACCAGCCGGCTGCCCTCGGCCAGCTCCAGCTCCGCCGTCTCGAACGGCAGCCCGCCCAGCCCGAGCGGAGGAC of the Streptomyces sp. NBC_01788 genome contains:
- a CDS encoding glycoside hydrolase family 15 protein — encoded protein: MAETRSREPDTGAPGYVPIADHGLIGDLRTVALVGTDGTIDWYCCPSFDAPSVFAAILDAERGGRFELAAADAARTKQFYFPDTNVLITRFFTEDGVGEVQDFMPVSGDRRGSAETERHRLIRRVLCVRGTLPFRAVVAPRFNYGADPHTVRVEGCTALFESATLSLALTSTVPLESDGTDLRADFKLAEGESAVFALDQVGGEVVPRRCAHAEAEDQFCATVAYWRRWLAQSRYRGRWREMVHRSALTLKLLTYAPTGAIVAAPTTSLPERVGGERNWDYRYVWVRDAAFAVYALLRLGFAGEAEAFMRFVNRHISPGDGKATGPLQIMYGIDGRTELPERELGHLEGHRGSAPVRVGNAAADQLQLDIYGALIDSIYLFDKWAQPISSAQWDDVSALVEWVCEHWDQPDEGVWETRGGRQNFLYSRLMCWVAVERAMRLANRRGLPADLPRWRQCRDAVYRRIMDHGWSAGRQAFVQYEDGDVLDAAVLMMPLAKFIAPTDPKWLSTLDALTGDLVSDSLVYRYDPQASPDGLRGDEGTFSICSFWYVEALTRAGRLDEARLAFEKMLTYANHLGLYAEEIGPTGEQQGNFPQAFTHLSLISAAYNLDRALG